One genomic window of Bacillus mycoides includes the following:
- a CDS encoding VOC family protein, whose translation MNLKMKYIILYVEKFEECLRFYKDILQLPIKAEHGTYIEFETGATILAMNTREDVKELTGLPLTEGVLQSSHFEIGFVVDDVKETIEKLKEQGVKVLVEPIVKPWGQTIAYIADPDGNYIEICSSLE comes from the coding sequence ATGAACTTAAAAATGAAATACATTATTTTATATGTAGAAAAGTTTGAGGAATGTTTAAGGTTCTATAAAGATATTTTACAGTTACCTATAAAAGCAGAGCACGGTACATATATTGAATTTGAAACAGGAGCAACAATTTTAGCGATGAATACACGAGAGGATGTTAAGGAGTTAACGGGACTACCTCTTACAGAAGGTGTACTACAATCTTCTCATTTTGAAATAGGATTTGTTGTAGATGATGTTAAGGAAACGATTGAGAAATTAAAAGAACAAGGGGTTAAAGTTCTAGTTGAGCCAATCGTAAAACCGTGGGGACAAACAATTGCTTACATTGCTGACCCAGACGGTAATTATATTGAAATTTGTAGTTCATTAGAATAG
- a CDS encoding GNAT family N-acetyltransferase, whose product MGFPKLETERLLLRELTLLDAETMFHYFSKESVIRYFGMDSFENVEQAKTTIQTFRKRNEEGSVFRWGIEKKGTDQLIGTCGFHLINNHHKRAEIGYELDDTYWGQGYATEALQAMLAYGFETLHFIRIAAVVYIENEASRNLLKKAGFQEEGLLRKYMIQNDVAHDTVVYSLLKEDWKK is encoded by the coding sequence ATGGGGTTTCCAAAATTAGAAACAGAACGTTTACTATTAAGAGAACTTACACTATTAGATGCAGAAACAATGTTCCATTATTTTTCAAAAGAATCCGTTATTCGTTATTTTGGAATGGACTCTTTCGAAAATGTTGAGCAAGCGAAAACGACTATTCAAACGTTTAGAAAGCGTAATGAAGAGGGAAGTGTATTTCGCTGGGGAATAGAGAAGAAAGGCACAGATCAATTAATTGGTACGTGTGGATTTCATTTAATTAACAATCATCATAAACGAGCTGAAATTGGTTATGAGCTAGATGATACATATTGGGGACAAGGATACGCAACCGAAGCACTGCAAGCAATGCTAGCTTACGGATTTGAAACGTTGCACTTTATAAGAATTGCAGCTGTCGTATATATAGAAAATGAAGCTTCCCGTAATTTATTAAAAAAAGCCGGATTTCAAGAAGAAGGATTACTTCGAAAATATATGATTCAAAATGATGTTGCTCATGACACGGTCGTTTATTCATTATTAAAAGAAGATTGGAAAAAGTAA
- a CDS encoding kinase, translating into MSTNEIMKVIKEHKDERFILGIDGLSRSGKTTLVKKLEENMKRNGISFHIFHIDDHITERNKRYSTGFAEWYEYYNLQWDIEWLQRNFFGKLQSDIQIQLPFYHDETDICEMKEIQLPLVGVIIVEGVFLQRKEWRDFFHYMVYLDCSRETRFLRESPETQKNLSKFQSRYWKAEEHYLEAELPRERADLVITK; encoded by the coding sequence ATGAGCACAAATGAAATAATGAAAGTTATTAAGGAACATAAAGATGAGCGATTTATACTAGGTATAGACGGACTAAGTCGTTCGGGTAAAACAACATTGGTTAAAAAATTAGAAGAAAATATGAAACGAAATGGAATCTCGTTTCATATTTTTCATATTGACGATCACATTACCGAGCGTAACAAGCGATATAGTACTGGATTTGCAGAATGGTATGAGTACTACAACCTTCAATGGGATATAGAGTGGTTGCAGCGAAACTTTTTTGGGAAGTTACAAAGCGATATACAAATACAATTGCCTTTCTATCATGATGAAACAGACATATGTGAAATGAAAGAAATACAGCTTCCTTTAGTAGGTGTAATAATTGTTGAAGGTGTTTTTCTGCAGCGAAAAGAATGGAGAGATTTCTTTCATTATATGGTGTATTTGGATTGTTCAAGAGAGACAAGGTTTCTACGTGAAAGTCCAGAAACGCAGAAGAACCTTTCCAAATTTCAAAGTAGGTATTGGAAAGCTGAGGAGCATTATTTGGAAGCGGAATTGCCAAGGGAGAGAGCGGATTTAGTAATTACAAAATAG